The Bacillus sp. 2205SS5-2 DNA segment CAATCATGTCCTCGACAATCGTAACGATTGCTGTTTTCTTACCACTTGGATTAGTGGAAGGAATGATTGGGGAATTATTCTTGCCGTTTGCGCTAACAATTGTTTTTGCCTTATTAGCATCTTTATTCGTGGCGATTACTATTGTGCCGATGCTTGCACATACCTTGTTTAAAAAAGGAATGAAGGCAGGACATCAAGAGAAACCAAGTCGATTAGCTGGTGGGTACAAAAAGATTCTGACTTGGACATTAAATCATAAAATTATTACTTCATTAGTTGCCGTTGGTATGTTAGTGGGAAGTTTATTCTTAGTCCCAATTATTGGCGTTAGCTTTTTACCGTCTGATGAAGAAAAAATGGTGATTGCATCGTTCAACCCAGCGCCAGGGCAAACACTGGATGATGTCGTAGTTATTGCTGAGCAAGCACAAGTCTTCTTAGAAGAACGCTCAGACGTCGAAACGATCCAATATTCAGTTGGCGGAGAAAATCCAATGAATCCTGGAGCATCGAATCAAGCGCTATTCTTTGTAAAATATAACGAAGATACCGAAAATTTCAGTGAAGAGAAAGAAGCGGTAATTCAAGATTTACAAGAACTTACTGATACAGGTGAATTCGCATCTCAAGATTTCTCTGGAGCTGGAAGTAGTAACGTGATTAAATACTTTGTATATGGAGAACAGTTATCGGATATTGAGCCTGTTCTAGCTGAAATCAAAGCGTTAATGGAAAAAGAAGATACATTCCGTAATGTCGATACAAGTATATCAGACACCTATGAAGAATATATGTTGGTGGCGGATCAGGAAAAATTAAGTAAGTTAGGTCTTTCCGCTGCGCAAATTGGTATGGAAATTAGTCAACAACGTCAACGTTCAGTCTTTACAACAGTGGAAAAAGACGGAGAAGACGTCAATGTTTATATTGAAATGAAAAAAGAACAATATGCTTCTATTGAAGACTTAACGACGAAAACCATTATGTCTCCATTAGGAATAGAAGTATCTATTTCAGACGTCGTTTCTGTTGTGGAAGGTAAAACGAGTGACACGGTGACACGACGTGATGGACGCTTATTTGTTGAAGTGAGTGGCGAATTAACGACGAAGGATGTCGCGAAAGCGTCTCAACAGCTTCAAGAAAAAGTAGAAGAACTCGATATTCCATCTAATGTAGAAGTGAATATGGGCGGAGTGACAGAAGATATCCAAGAATCATTCAAACAGCTTGGCCTTGCTATGCTAGCAGCCATTGCGATTGTGTATTTAATTCTTGTCATCACATTTGGTGGTGCACTTGCTCCATTTGCGATTCTCTTCTCATTACCATTTACGATTATCGGTGGGTTAATCGCCCTCTTAATAGCTGGTGAAACGTTGAGTATCTCAGCTCTAATTGGTGCATTGATGCTGATTGGAATTGTGGTAACGAATGCGATTGTGTTAATTGATCGGGTGATTCACAAAGAAAACGAAGGATTATCAACCAGAGAAGCCTTGTTAGAAGCAGGTTCAACTCGGCTTCGTCCAATATTAATGACCGCGATCGCAACCATTGGTGCATTATTCCCACTTGCACTTGGAATTGAAGGAAGTGGGCTTGTCTCACGTGGACTTGGGGTAACCGTAATTGGTGGGTTAACAAGCTCAACCTTGCTAACGCTTGTGGTCGTTCCGATTGTGTATGAAACATTGAGCAAATTTAAAAGAAAGTCGAAAAAGAACTAAGATATCTACGATTGAGCAAGAGGAGAACTTTTAGATGTTTTCTTCTGAATAATCTTTGAAAAAGGAGATCCTTACGGATCTCCTTTTTTTCTATGCCTCTAGTGAGTGATATTCCAGGAGAGGTTCGTACATCATAAGCGCATGATTTTCAGAATTATATTCATTAAATGGTTGAATCGGTCAAATCGTTTCACTATCTCTTTCATTTTCTACATCTAAATGTACGGCTTGTCTCATATGTTGAAGATAGAGAACCAATTGAAGAGGTGTGAACAGATGAAAAGATTATTTCAAGGAATTCTTCTCTTAACAGTAGCGGCATTTTTAGGAGAGTGTTTAGAGTTTTTCATTAATATGACGTTAGCTAAGCAATTAGGAGAAGAAGGTTTAGGTCATTACATGTCCATTCTTCCTATCATCTTTTTTATTGTCATTATTGCTTCGCTGGAGTTACCAGTGTCATTGTCAAAAGTGATTGCAGAAAATGAAAGAGAGTACCACAAAAGCACCTTGCTTTATACGATGAAATGGACGATTGTCTTAACGAGTTTTTTTGTGACAATTGGGTGGCTAGTCTTTACCGTGCTACCTCTTTTTTCATCGTATCATCCACTTGTTAGATGGCTGATGGTATTGCTTATCCCTATCGTCGCGTTTTCTAGTTTGAGTAGAGGCTATTTTATGGGGATTGGCAAGTTAGGGAAAATCGCTTTTTCAAATTTTTTACGAAAAGTTGCGCAGCTTCTGTTGTTGGTGCTTGTTTTTCGTTTTTATGATTTTAGTAATGAAGCAGCTCTATTTGTTGCCCTCTGTATATTAATTGCTTCAGAATCAGCCGTTTTTCTCTATTTAATACAGGCTTATTTTCTTCACTGGAAAAGTTTCAGGGGGTTAAAGCATAAACACATCAATCCTCAAGAGGTTGGTAAGGCTCTATTAGCGGTGAGTGTACCGACAACCTTTTTGCGTGTGTTTCATGCCGTTTCACATGCCATTCAACCCTTCTTAATTAAAGCAACTCTTATCCAACATGGGCTTCAACCATCACAAGCTACCGAACAATTTGGGCTGCTAGCAGGAGTCGCCATGACGATTGGCTTTTTCCCTGGTTTTATTGCTCATTCCTTATTGGTTGCTTTAATTCCTGCCGTTTCAGAAGCAGTATCAAAAGATAATCGGAAGAAAATTTTGATGATGCTAAAAAGTGTGTTATGGGGAACGACGGCCTACAGTATTCCGGTGGTGCTCATTTATTATTATTTTGGAGAATCATTAACGAACATGTTTTATACGAATACAGAGGCGACACGCTATCTGCAATTATTATGGCCTTATTTCCTGATTCACTTCTTTGTTCTCCCTCTGCAAGCATTTTTAATCGGATTCGGTCTCGTTAAAGATGCACTTTATCACACGATATGGGCGACTATCGTTTCTTTTACGGTGTTATATGTATTAGGCTCCAAAACTGATCTCGGAATGAGTGGTATTATTATCGGTTTGAATACTGGTGGATTGCTTTTATTACTGTTACATCTCTATACGTTAAAGGTAAAACTCAAAATTTCTACACCCTGGGGGGGAACATTTAATCGATTTTCATAAGCAGCTTGGCTATTGAATAAATAGAAAAGAGAACTTTAATCCTAACACATAAGGAGGACAAGACTTGAAGGCGGAAGCAAAAGAGGAGATGTCGCGTCTTATTAAGGTTTTGCAAAAAAAACAGGGAAGTGACGGGTCATGGGATTTCCCATTTGATACAGGAATAAAAACAGACGCTTACATGATTATTTTGTTGCGTTCTTTAAAAATAAAAAAATATGAATCTCTCATTCAAGACCTGGTGGGGCGGATTGAAAGCCGGCAAGATATGAGCGGAGGCTGGAAACTATTTCATGATGAGAAGCAGCCAAATCTCTCGCTAACTATTGAAGCTTACTATGCGCTATTATATTCTGGTTATTGCTCAGACCAAGATCATAATATAACTATGGCAGAAGATGTCATTCGGAAAGGGGGAGGTATTGATAAGGCAGATATGTTTACGAAGCTTACACTAGCGATAACAGGGCAATATTCATGGCCTTCGTTTTTCCCCATTCCAGTAGAATTCATGTTGCTGCCCCCAAGTTTTCCAATCAATTTCTTTGATTTATCTGTTTTTGGTCGTGCCAACTTAGCGCCTTTATTGCTATTAAGCGAAGCGAAGTATCAACGGAAAACGAAAAAATCCCCAGATTTATCTTCCTTGTTACTAAGAAAAGGTACCGATGGTTGGAAGGAATACCGAACGAGTGAGTGGAGCACCTTCTCTAGTCATATTCAGCAAGGAGTCCGTTCTCTTATTGGGTTACCATGGGAACTTAGAAGAGTCGCCAAGCAAAAAACGAAAACCTATATGTTAGAGAGAATCGAAGAAGATGGAACCTTGCTCAGTTACTTTAGCTCTACCTTTTTTATGATTTTTGCTCTTCTATCATTAGGGTATAAACGAACCGATATAACAATCCAAGAAGCTGTAAAAGGACTACTGAAGATGAAGTGTACAATACATGGCTATCCTCATATGCAATACACAACAGCGAATGTTTGGAATACCACGTTGATTAGTCATACCTTGCAAGAAGCAGGAGTGAATGAAAATGAGTCGGTGGTCAAAAAAGCAAACGAGTATATTATGAAGCGGCAACATGTTTTGTACGGCGATTGGCAGATTAATGCAGATGGCTCGTTACCTGGTGGATGGGGGTTTTCTGATGTTAATACGATCAATCCTGATGTCGATGATACGACTGCTGCGTTACGAGCCATGGCAAGTGGTGTCTATCAAGACCCCTCCTTCCACGCCGCCTGGTCAAGAGGTATTGCTTGGATTTTAGCGTTGCAAAACGAGGATGGTGGTTGGCCGGCATTTGAACGGATGGTAAACAAAAAAGTGGTTCACCTTTTACCTATACAAAAACCTGAATTTTTACTCACAGATCCTTCTACCCCCGATTTAACAGGTAGAACACTTGAGTATTTAGGTAATTTTGTTCATTTAAAAAAGCCATATACCTTAATTGATAAAGGGAAGAAGTGGTTGTATTTGCATCAAGAAAATGACGGGTCATGGTATGGGCGATGGGGGATTTGTTATATATATGGAACATGGAGTGCTTTAACTGGCTTAATGGCTGTCGGTGAAAGGAGAGATAAACAAGCGATTCAACGGGCTGTTACATGGTTGAAAAATATTCAAAACCCAGATGGAGGTTGGGGAGAATCCTGCAATAGTGATATCGAAAAAAAATATATACCATTAAAGAAAAGTACCCTCACACATACAGCCTGGGCATTGGATGCCTTAATTTCAGTTGAAAAAGAAAGTAGTGAAATTGATCGAGGTATCCATTATTTAATCAAATATGGTGAAAAGGAAGATTGGACTACATCGTATCCGAAGGGCCAAGGAATGGCAGCGAGTTTTTATATTCATTATCATAGCTACCAGTATATTTTTCCGCTATTGGCATTAAGCCATTACGTAAAAAAATAAGTACTTCTACCGAGGGCACTGAAAAAGTCTAATTAAAGAAAAATAGGAGCTAATTACCTACTATATGTAGATAGTTAACTCCTTTTATTTACTGTATGTTGATAAAAATACCTGCTAATTGTTCAAAGTGAACACTTTTTCAGTGGCCTCACTTCTACCGAGGTTTTTTTCGTATTAATTATGGCTTTTTTATCTAATTCTCAGTGGAATACTCGACTATGAGATGAATTTGAAAAAATAATAGATGAAAAGATTCGGGACACCTATACATTTAACCAATTAAATATTACTGGAAAAAGTATCATTCTTTTCTCAAATGGCTTTACTGTTCAAAAAAACTAGCAAATGCTAGTTTTTTTGAACAGAATGAAAGAGAGGGTTTTATATGGTTTTTAGTCCAGCTCCAGGCGCCATCGGCTCGAGGTCATAAGTCAAGCCGTCTAAAAGGTCAAAGAGCAACCTTTCAGCCGTCTTGTCTTATGCATGTCGCCGATAAACGGGCGCCTTGCGCTTTTCTTACACTAACGCTTTCTAAAGTAAATTAGCAATGAGAGAATTAGGGTCGTTACGGCTAAACCATAAGCTGTTGTGGTAATTGCAGGTTCGAGGTCTTGGTTTTTTACTCCGATGCCAATAAATGCCCAGACAAAAACAAGTGGATACAACCAGTCCTTTTCTCGAGTAGTAAAGAAAATGGCTAAAATCGTCCCTGTAAATAATAAAATAATCGTCCATGTAATATCAGACAATCCCCAGCCACTCCACTCATAGAATTCTAGAGTGAAACTGATATTCGCAATGGTGGCAACGCTAATCCAACCAAGATAAAGAGAAAATGGAGCGATATCTAAAAAGGACGGATCACTTCTCTTTGCATTACCATAAAGGGCAATGAGTGTGAGGAGTAAGGAAATCATGATAACGACCGAGAGTGTAAAATAGTTATAATGCCATAAGAAAATCCAGGTGGAATTTAATAAACAGCTAAGTACAAACCAAACACTAGTACTTTGATAAAGTGGCAGGTTACGTCGGCTTTTAGGGAATTGTCGCAGTACCCACAGCCCAAGCAGTAAATATATCAGTCCCCAAATACTGAAAACATAACCAGCGGGAGTGAACAGAACTTGTACTTTGTCCGATATCTCACCTGTTGTTTGACCGTTGAGCGGTAAGGCGTTGGCTAAAAAGTTGACAATGACCACTAGAAGATAGGCCAAGATGTTTAAGACTAACTTCACCATCTAGATCCTCCTCTTGTTAATAGATTTCTTCTAATTACTATTCCACAAGGTTTTGCTCTATAACCCTTACTGAAAAAATTGTCCTCTTCAGGTACAATACTAACTAGAGGGTTTTCCTTCAAAAACTAGAATACATAAAAAGAATCATAAAAGGAGGATGTATATTGACATACAAAGAGGTTTGGGACTTAGAAGAATTTTTTCCAGGTGGAAGTGATTCGGCTTTATTTCGAGAGCATATGGATGATTTGGAAGAAAAAATAATGCTCTTTACGGAAAAAGAAAATCTGTTCAATTCTCCAACAGCAAAAAACGTGTTGGAAATGATTGAACCAGCAACGAATGTCATGCTTCATTTGCGCCAAGCTGGTGCATTCATCGGCTGCCTTCAAGCCCAAAATATGAATGACCGCAAAGCAGATTCTCTTCGCGGTGAATTGACGTCAATGAGTGCTGCGTTTCAAACGAGCTTTAATTCGTTTCAACAAAAGCTTGCTCAGACAAATGATGATGATTGGATTAACTTGGTTCAAGATGAAAGATTAAATGAATTAAGCTTTGTATTAAATGAGTGGCAGACGAAAGCAAAAGAAAAGCTTTCAAATGAAGAAGAAGCATTAATTCAAGCTCTAGCTGTCGATGGTTATCATGGATGGGGAGAGATGTATGACACTATTGTTGGATCGATGGAAATTGAAGTAGAGGTAGACGGGGAAAGTAAACGTCTATCAATAGGCCAAGCAAATAATCTTTCAAGTCACAGTGATTCTAAGGTTCGTCAAGAAGTAATGAAGAAGCTAGAGTCCGCTTGGCAAGAAAAAGAAGAGCTGTTTGCACGTACATTAAATCATCTTGGAGGCTATCGTTTACAAGTTTACAAGGCGCGTGGGTGGAACGAAGTATTAAAAGAGCCATTAGGCTATAATCGCATGCAACAAGAAACTCTAGATGCTATGTGGGGAGCTATTAGTCAATACAAGGATGCTTTTGTCGGTTATTTAAACCGAAAAGCAAAGCTATTAGGGAAAGATAAATTATCGTGGTCAGACTTAGATGCACCGGTCTCTACAGCTACAAGCGAAATGACGTTTGACGAAGGAGCTCACTTTATTCAGAAGCACTTTCGCAAATTTGGCCCAGAGATGGCAGATTTTGCGAAACAGGCTTTTGAAAACGAGTGGATTGAAGCAGAGGATCGCCCTGGAAAGCGCCCAGGCGGGTTCTGCACCCTTTTTCCATTAAGTGAACAATCACGAATTTTTATGACGTATTCTGGATCGATGTCGAATGTGGCAACTCTTGCACACGAACTCGGTCATGCCTTTCATTCGTATGCCCTACGTCCGATGCATACTCTAAACCGTAATTATGCAATGAATGTAGCCGAAACCGCCTCAACATTCGCAGAAATGATCGTAGCTGATGCGGCTGTAAAAGAAGCAACGACTGAAAAGGAGAAAATCGCCCTTGTGGAAGATAAGTTACAGCGGAGTGTCGCTTTATTTATGAATATCTATGCTCGCTTTTTATTTGAAACAAAATTTTATGAAGAGCGTCGCCAAGGGATTGTTTCCGCCAAACGATTAAATGAATTGATGGAGGGTGCGCAGAAAGAAGCCTACGGTGAAGCATTAAGCGATTATCATCCTCATTTCTGGGCATCTAAATTACATTTTTATATTACAAGTGTGCCATTTTATAATTTCCCTTACACTTTCGGTTACCTTTTTTCATTAAGCATTTATGCAAAAGCGCTTGAAGAAGGAGAGGGGTATGAGGAGAAGTACATGAATCTTTTGCGTGATACCGCCGTTATGAATGTAGAAGAGCTGGTTATGAAACACTTAGGTGAAGATGTAACGAAGCAGGCATTCTGGGAAAAAGGCGTTAAGCTATGTGTGGAAGATGTAGAAGAGTTTTTAAGATTAACAAAATAAGCTAAAAATAAGGCGCTAGGGGAGTTGACTCTAGTGCCTTATTTTTAATGAAAATACTTTCAATAAGCTGAATGAAACTGATTTACATAAATTAATCTAAAGAATTTACACAAAAACATTTGACTCCAAGCGTTGTTCAAATTCACCATATTTTTTCTAATTGGATAGACCCCCTAAACATTTTATGGAGCCCATGTAATTCTTTAGTTTTAGTAGAAGACTTTCTTCCTGAAGATTGCTGATTTTCGTAGTATCTTTACGTACATTCAGCTTACAAAAAATATTCATTTCAAACAAAACCTCTGAAATAGAATCTTTGCTCAATAGTTCACAAAATTGTCAGGACCAATAAACCCGTATCTAGCAGCGATTTGAACGTTTCAAGTGGATTTGGTGTGAGATAAATCACATCCTTTTATTGGTCGAAGTTTTATCGTGAAGATAAATCAATATGTTTCATCATTAATTAAAGGAAGTGGTTTTGATGTATTGGGAAGGATTTGAAAAAAGTAAGTGGACAGAAGAAATTGACGTTAGAGACTTTATTCAACGCAATTATTCTCCATATGATGGAGATGATACTTTCTTAGCAGGACCGACAGAAGCAACGACAACCTTATGGGAAAATGTGATGGCATTAGATAAAGAAGAGCGAGATCGTGGTGGCGTTTGGGATATGGATACGAAAAAGGTTTCCACCATCACTTCTCACGGTGCAGGTTACTTAGATAAAGAATTGGAAAAAGTGGTTGGCGTCCAAACGGATAAACCTTTTAAGCGTTCTCTGCAACCGTTCGGAGGAATTCGAATGGCAAAGGCCGCTCTTCAGTCCTATGGATATGAACTTGATGAAGAAGTTGAAAAAGTATTTAGTGATTACCGCAAAACGCATAACCAAGGAGTATTTGATGCTTATTCACCTGAAATGATGATGGCTAGAAAAGCAGGTATAATTACAGGTTTACCAGATGCCTATGGTCGAGGAAGAATTATCGGTGATTATCGCCGGGTAGCACTATATGGTGTTGATTTCTTAATTCAAATGAAAAAAGAAGATATGAAAACGCTTGGCGAAGAGGTTATGATTGAAAATGTTATTCGCGATCGCGAAGAGCATGCAGAACAAATTCGTGCTCTCCAAGAATTGAAAGAGCTTGCAACCATTTATGGATTTGATATTTCAAAACCAGCAACAACTGCAAAAGAAGCTTTTCAATCTCTATATTTTGCCTATTTGGCTGCTATAAAAGAACAAAACGGTGCGGCAATGAGTCTTGGTCGTGTATCTACTTTCTTAGACATCTATATTGAAAGAGATATCGAAGCAGGTAGATTGCAAGAAGAGGAAGCTCAAGAACTAGTGGATCATTTTATTATGAAGCTTCGTTTAGTGAAGTTTGCTAGAACACCAGATTATAACGAGCTATTCTCTGGAGACCCAACTTGGGTAACAGAAGCAATCGGTGGAATGGGAATTGATGGACGTTCACTAGTAACGAAAAATTCTTTCCGTTTCTTAAACAGTCTAACCAATTTAGGAGCTGCTCCAGAGCCTAACTTAACGGTATTATGGTCAACGAAATTACCAGATAATTTCAAGAAATATTGTGCTAAAATGTCCATTGAAACAAGCTCGATTCAGTATGAAAGCGATGACTTAATGATTTCTGATTACGGTGATGACTATGGTATTGCTTGCTGTGTATCAGCAATGAGAATCGGGAAGCAAATGCAATTCTTCGGTGCAAGAGCGAATTTAGCGAAGGCATTGTTATATGCCATTAATGGTGGAATGGATGAAAAGTTAAAAATCCAAGTCGCTCCACAATTCGCTAAAATTGAAGGAGAATACCTTGAATTTGACGAAGTAATGGAGAAGTATGATCAAGTAATGGATTGGCTAGCAAAGCTTTATGTTAATACGCTAAATGTCATTCATTATATGCATGATAAGTATTCATACGAGCGGATTGAAATGGCGTTACATGATCGTGATATCCTTCGTACAATGGCGAGTGGTATCGCTGGCTTATCTGTTGTTGCTGATTCCTTAAGTGCAATTAAATATGCTAAAGTTAAGGTGATTCGTGACGAAGATGGTGTTGCTGTTGATTATGAAGTAGAAGGAGAATATCCTCAATACGGAAACAATGACGATCGAGTTGACGAGCTTGCGGTTGATCTTGTCAAACGTTTTATGAATAAACTAAAAACGCATCAAACCTACCGTAACTCTGTCACAACGATGTCCATTTTAACCATTACAAGTAATGTCGTATACGGCAAGAAAACAGGTAGCACACCTGACGGACGTGAAGCAGGTCAACCATTTGCACCAGGTGCGAACCCATTACATGGTCGCGATAAAAAGGGTGCTCTTGCTTCATTAAGCTCAGTTGCTAAAATACCTTACAGCCATTCGCAAGACGGTGTTTCCAATACATTTAGTATCGTTCCAAAAGCTTTAGGAAAAGACGATGATACACAGCAACGAAATCTTGTTGCATTACTAGATGGATATTCTGTTAAACAAGGACATCACTTGAATATTAACGTCTTCAATCGTGAAACCTTACTTGACGCAATGGACCACCCAGAAAATTATCCACAGTTAACCATTCGTGTATCAGGGTATGCTGTAAACTTTATTAAACTAACTAGAGAACAACAAATAGACGTCATTAATCGTACATTCCATGAAATGATGTAAAAACGGGAGCTGACTCATATGCAATACCAGAATTGTATTCACTCAACTGAATCCCTTGGCACCGTAGATGGACCAGGAATTCGCTATATCATCTTCACTCAAGGGTGTTTATTAAGATGTAAATTCTGCCATAATCCAGATACATGGGATATCGGTAAAGGAAAAAACATCGCCATTCCAACATTAATATCGGAAATCAAAAGCTATTTACCGTTTATCCAGGCTTCAGGTGGTGGAGTAACGGTGAGTGGGGGAGAGCCTTTATTGCATTTAGATTTTCTCTTTGATTTCTTTACTGAGTGTAAGAAATTAGGGATTCACACATGTATTGATACCTCTGGTGGCTGTTATAGTGAGAAGCCCCATTTTCAAGAAAAGCTAAAAAGAGTGTTGGAATTAACTGATCTCGTTTTATTAGACTTAAAACATGAAGATGACAATCAGCATAAAGAATTAACGGGACTTAGCAATGAAAATATTAAAGATTTTGCAATATATCTAGACAAAATGGGAATGCCAGTATGGGTCCGCCATGTTCTTGTTCCAGGTCATACAGACAATCCTGAAGACCTCAAGAGACTTGGAGCGTTTATCGGCACATTATCAAACGTAGA contains these protein-coding regions:
- a CDS encoding efflux RND transporter permease subunit, translating into MNKLINFNLKNKFAVWLITIIITVAGLYSGFNMKLETLPDINTPLITVTTIYPGATPEEVADKLSEPIEKKIQNLNGVNVVSSSSFQNASVIQVEYKFSKDMDLAVDEVEDQLADLTLPEGVEAPDVSRLSFNAFPVMSFSVSNESETLASLTTTVEEELIPTLQGLNGVASVEISGQQIEEVQLVFNQEKLAELGLKEETVKGMIQGADISFPLGLYTFSDTQKSVVLDGNISTLEDLKNVQIPVIGGAEPSGQTGTGEAPQAQQAPAQFEIPTISLDELAEIELIGKAESISRTNGKESIGVQIVKSADANTVDVVNLVKEELEEFEEQMKGSEVITTFDQGEPIEESVSTMLSKALFGAFFAIIIILLFLRDIKSTLISVISIPLSLLIAILVLHQMDITLNIMTLGAMTVAIGRVVDDSIVVVENIYRRMTLKDEKLSGKDLIREATKEMFVPIMSSTIVTIAVFLPLGLVEGMIGELFLPFALTIVFALLASLFVAITIVPMLAHTLFKKGMKAGHQEKPSRLAGGYKKILTWTLNHKIITSLVAVGMLVGSLFLVPIIGVSFLPSDEEKMVIASFNPAPGQTLDDVVVIAEQAQVFLEERSDVETIQYSVGGENPMNPGASNQALFFVKYNEDTENFSEEKEAVIQDLQELTDTGEFASQDFSGAGSSNVIKYFVYGEQLSDIEPVLAEIKALMEKEDTFRNVDTSISDTYEEYMLVADQEKLSKLGLSAAQIGMEISQQRQRSVFTTVEKDGEDVNVYIEMKKEQYASIEDLTTKTIMSPLGIEVSISDVVSVVEGKTSDTVTRRDGRLFVEVSGELTTKDVAKASQQLQEKVEELDIPSNVEVNMGGVTEDIQESFKQLGLAMLAAIAIVYLILVITFGGALAPFAILFSLPFTIIGGLIALLIAGETLSISALIGALMLIGIVVTNAIVLIDRVIHKENEGLSTREALLEAGSTRLRPILMTAIATIGALFPLALGIEGSGLVSRGLGVTVIGGLTSSTLLTLVVVPIVYETLSKFKRKSKKN
- a CDS encoding oligosaccharide flippase family protein, whose protein sequence is MKRLFQGILLLTVAAFLGECLEFFINMTLAKQLGEEGLGHYMSILPIIFFIVIIASLELPVSLSKVIAENEREYHKSTLLYTMKWTIVLTSFFVTIGWLVFTVLPLFSSYHPLVRWLMVLLIPIVAFSSLSRGYFMGIGKLGKIAFSNFLRKVAQLLLLVLVFRFYDFSNEAALFVALCILIASESAVFLYLIQAYFLHWKSFRGLKHKHINPQEVGKALLAVSVPTTFLRVFHAVSHAIQPFLIKATLIQHGLQPSQATEQFGLLAGVAMTIGFFPGFIAHSLLVALIPAVSEAVSKDNRKKILMMLKSVLWGTTAYSIPVVLIYYYFGESLTNMFYTNTEATRYLQLLWPYFLIHFFVLPLQAFLIGFGLVKDALYHTIWATIVSFTVLYVLGSKTDLGMSGIIIGLNTGGLLLLLLHLYTLKVKLKISTPWGGTFNRFS
- a CDS encoding terpene cyclase/mutase family protein, which gives rise to MKAEAKEEMSRLIKVLQKKQGSDGSWDFPFDTGIKTDAYMIILLRSLKIKKYESLIQDLVGRIESRQDMSGGWKLFHDEKQPNLSLTIEAYYALLYSGYCSDQDHNITMAEDVIRKGGGIDKADMFTKLTLAITGQYSWPSFFPIPVEFMLLPPSFPINFFDLSVFGRANLAPLLLLSEAKYQRKTKKSPDLSSLLLRKGTDGWKEYRTSEWSTFSSHIQQGVRSLIGLPWELRRVAKQKTKTYMLERIEEDGTLLSYFSSTFFMIFALLSLGYKRTDITIQEAVKGLLKMKCTIHGYPHMQYTTANVWNTTLISHTLQEAGVNENESVVKKANEYIMKRQHVLYGDWQINADGSLPGGWGFSDVNTINPDVDDTTAALRAMASGVYQDPSFHAAWSRGIAWILALQNEDGGWPAFERMVNKKVVHLLPIQKPEFLLTDPSTPDLTGRTLEYLGNFVHLKKPYTLIDKGKKWLYLHQENDGSWYGRWGICYIYGTWSALTGLMAVGERRDKQAIQRAVTWLKNIQNPDGGWGESCNSDIEKKYIPLKKSTLTHTAWALDALISVEKESSEIDRGIHYLIKYGEKEDWTTSYPKGQGMAASFYIHYHSYQYIFPLLALSHYVKK
- a CDS encoding TspO/MBR family protein, encoding MVKLVLNILAYLLVVIVNFLANALPLNGQTTGEISDKVQVLFTPAGYVFSIWGLIYLLLGLWVLRQFPKSRRNLPLYQSTSVWFVLSCLLNSTWIFLWHYNYFTLSVVIMISLLLTLIALYGNAKRSDPSFLDIAPFSLYLGWISVATIANISFTLEFYEWSGWGLSDITWTIILLFTGTILAIFFTTREKDWLYPLVFVWAFIGIGVKNQDLEPAITTTAYGLAVTTLILSLLIYFRKR
- a CDS encoding M3 family oligoendopeptidase; its protein translation is MTYKEVWDLEEFFPGGSDSALFREHMDDLEEKIMLFTEKENLFNSPTAKNVLEMIEPATNVMLHLRQAGAFIGCLQAQNMNDRKADSLRGELTSMSAAFQTSFNSFQQKLAQTNDDDWINLVQDERLNELSFVLNEWQTKAKEKLSNEEEALIQALAVDGYHGWGEMYDTIVGSMEIEVEVDGESKRLSIGQANNLSSHSDSKVRQEVMKKLESAWQEKEELFARTLNHLGGYRLQVYKARGWNEVLKEPLGYNRMQQETLDAMWGAISQYKDAFVGYLNRKAKLLGKDKLSWSDLDAPVSTATSEMTFDEGAHFIQKHFRKFGPEMADFAKQAFENEWIEAEDRPGKRPGGFCTLFPLSEQSRIFMTYSGSMSNVATLAHELGHAFHSYALRPMHTLNRNYAMNVAETASTFAEMIVADAAVKEATTEKEKIALVEDKLQRSVALFMNIYARFLFETKFYEERRQGIVSAKRLNELMEGAQKEAYGEALSDYHPHFWASKLHFYITSVPFYNFPYTFGYLFSLSIYAKALEEGEGYEEKYMNLLRDTAVMNVEELVMKHLGEDVTKQAFWEKGVKLCVEDVEEFLRLTK
- the pflB gene encoding formate C-acetyltransferase: MYWEGFEKSKWTEEIDVRDFIQRNYSPYDGDDTFLAGPTEATTTLWENVMALDKEERDRGGVWDMDTKKVSTITSHGAGYLDKELEKVVGVQTDKPFKRSLQPFGGIRMAKAALQSYGYELDEEVEKVFSDYRKTHNQGVFDAYSPEMMMARKAGIITGLPDAYGRGRIIGDYRRVALYGVDFLIQMKKEDMKTLGEEVMIENVIRDREEHAEQIRALQELKELATIYGFDISKPATTAKEAFQSLYFAYLAAIKEQNGAAMSLGRVSTFLDIYIERDIEAGRLQEEEAQELVDHFIMKLRLVKFARTPDYNELFSGDPTWVTEAIGGMGIDGRSLVTKNSFRFLNSLTNLGAAPEPNLTVLWSTKLPDNFKKYCAKMSIETSSIQYESDDLMISDYGDDYGIACCVSAMRIGKQMQFFGARANLAKALLYAINGGMDEKLKIQVAPQFAKIEGEYLEFDEVMEKYDQVMDWLAKLYVNTLNVIHYMHDKYSYERIEMALHDRDILRTMASGIAGLSVVADSLSAIKYAKVKVIRDEDGVAVDYEVEGEYPQYGNNDDRVDELAVDLVKRFMNKLKTHQTYRNSVTTMSILTITSNVVYGKKTGSTPDGREAGQPFAPGANPLHGRDKKGALASLSSVAKIPYSHSQDGVSNTFSIVPKALGKDDDTQQRNLVALLDGYSVKQGHHLNINVFNRETLLDAMDHPENYPQLTIRVSGYAVNFIKLTREQQIDVINRTFHEMM